Proteins from a single region of Seriola aureovittata isolate HTS-2021-v1 ecotype China chromosome 9, ASM2101889v1, whole genome shotgun sequence:
- the spryd4 gene encoding SPRY domain-containing protein 4, with protein sequence MDLTGATDWLLSVVLMCPGGRAGLSVPLQTCRGRQSALQLHVDKQKKLRHVSSSSENMATPLSAAHVCRLAGRTVASLSARHRRAVSLPARRCYVSASTGRNLQFRLDERTAHSSLDLFKKDTGIIYRMLGLDPSHVPNNPERFRDWAVVFGDEKISSGRHYWEVTVKKSQEFRLGVAEALMSRDECVGTNNSSWMFGYAQRKWFAMTSNKMVPVTLVGKPDRVGILLDYEAGLLGLVDIEKPRIIHSVRVQFKSHLCPAFGLWDGELLTHSGLEEPEGLK encoded by the exons ATGGACTTGACAGGTGCGACGGACTGGctgctgtccgtggtgctgatgTGTCCCGGTGGTCGGGCAGGTCTCAGTGTTCCTCTCCAGACCTGCAGGGGGCGGCAGAGCGCGCTGCAGCTACATGTTGATAAGCAGAAGAAACTGAGACacgtgagcagcagcagtgaaaacatgGCGACGCCTCTTAGTGCAGCTCATGTATGTCGCCTGGCGGGACGGACTGTCGCCTCCCTGTCCGCCAGACACAGGCGGGCTGTGAGCCTGCCAGCGAGGAGATGCTACGTATCCGCTTCGACGGGGAGAA ATCTGCAGTTTAGGCTTGATGAGAGAACAGCCCACAGTAGCCTAGACCTATTCAAGAAAGACACTGGTATAATCTACCGCATGCTGGGCCTGGACCCCAGCCATGTGCCAAACAACCCAGAGCGTTTCCGAGACTGGGCCGTCGTGTTTGGTGATGAGAAGATCAGCAGCGGAAGACACTACTGGGAGGTGACTGTCAAAAAGTCTCAAGAGTTTCGTCTGGGTGTGGCTGAGGCGTTGATGTCCAGAGATGAGTGTGTGGGCACCAACAACTCCTCCTGGATGTTTGGCTACGCTCAGCGCAAATGGTTTGCCATGACCAGCAATAAGATGGTTCCTGTGACGCTAGTAGGAAAGCCTGACCGTGTAGGCATCCTGCTTGACTACGAAGCGGGGCTCCTGGGGCTGGTGGACATTGAGAAGCCCAGGATCATTCACAGCGTCAGGGTTCAGTTCAAGTCACATCTCTGCCCCGCATTTGGACTTTGGGACGGGGAACTGCTCACACACTCTGGTCTGGAGGAGCCTGAAGGCCTGAAGTGA
- the gls2a gene encoding glutaminase kidney isoform, mitochondrial, protein MHCLKSLRTANPGILQLFKNAGISARVGADSIVLSRTQQPVPLPCWVVASPHNHRAFHHQKGPDVDQGHSNTSRLMSSMEDLLFYTITEGKEMIPLSQFISALRKTGLLTSDPRLRDCVHQMRQSTRDSVGPVMMDKKLFRRCVGNNIMLLTKAFRKKFIIPNFAEFTQQLNKMYDHAQQQEAGQVANYIPQLAKFSCDLWGVSLCTIDGQRYSVGDTKVPFCLQSCVKPLEYAIAVHELGSERVHNFVGKEPSGFKFNKLSLNEEDKPHNPMVNAGAIVISSLIKPHSNKAERFDYVMEFLKSMAGTEFVGFSNATFQSERETGDRNYAIGYYLKEKRCFPDNADMIAALDFYFQLCSIEVTCESGSVMAATLANGGICPITGERVLSAEAVRNTLSLMHSCGMYDFSGQFAFHVGLPAKSGVSGAVLLVVPNVMGMMCWSPPLDRLGNSVRGIHFCQELVSCFNFHNYDNLRHFTKKHDPRRRSDDDPNKSVVNLMFAAYSGDVSALRRFALSAVNMEQRDYDSRTALHIAAAEGHVEAVIFLTEICKVNPHMKDRWGNTPLDDAMQFGHDVVISVLQDYQRATTEGDSPGDPEEQKATLDTLKSIV, encoded by the exons ATGCATTGCCTGAAAAGTCTGAGGACAGCTAACCCGGGAATCTTGcagctgtttaaaaatgcaGGGATCTCTGCCAGAGTTGGAGCTGACAGCATTGTCTTGTCCAGGACACAACAACCTGTTCCTCTCCCCTGCTGGGTCGTAGCATCACCCCACAACCACAGAGCCTTTCATCACCAGAAGGGGCCTGATGTGGACCAAGGACACTCCAA cacaagTAGGTTAATGTCCAGTATGGAGGACCTACTTTTCTACACCATCACTGAAGGCAAAGAGATGATCCCCCTCTCCCAGTTCATCTCT GCTTTGAGAAAAACAGGTTTGTTGACGTCTGACCCTCGGCTGCGTGACTGTGTCCATCAGATGCGACAATCCACACGAGACTCTGTCGGGCCTGTCATGATGGACAAGAAGCTCTTCAGAAG GTGTGTGGGCAACAACATCATGCTGCTCACTAAAGCTTTCAGAAAAAAGTTTATCATCCCCAACTTTGCAGAGTTTACCCAGCAGTTAAATAAGATGTATGACCATGCACAACAGCAGGAGGCAGGACAG GTAGCTAATTACATTCCTCAGCTGGCTAAGTTCAGCTGTGATCTCTGGGGTGTATCTCTGTGCACAATTGACGGACAGAG ATACTCTGTGGGTGACACCAAGGTTCCCTTCTGTCTGCAGTCGTGTGTGAAGCCTCTGGAGTACGCCATTGCCGTGCACGAGCTTGGCAGCGAGCGTGTTCACAACTTTGTGGGCAAAGAGCCCAGTGGATTCAAGTtcaacaaactgtcactaaATGAAGAAG ATAAACCACACAACCCGATGGTGAATGCTGGAGCTATCGTCATCAGTTCTTTAATTAAG CCTCATTCAAATAAAGCCGAGAGGTTCGACTAT GTGATGGAGTTCTTGAAAAGCATGGCTGGTACAGAGTTTGTGGGCTTCAGCAATGCAAC TTTTCAGTCAGAGAGGGAGACCGGTGATCGGAATTATGCAATTGGTTATTacctgaaagagaaaagg TGCTTTCCTGACAATGCAGATATGATTGCGGCCCTTGACTTCTACTTTCAG tTGTGTTCCATTGAGGTGACCTGTGAGTCAGGAAGCGTCATGGCTGCCACACTGGCCAATGGCGGTATTTGTCCAATCACGGGCGAGCGTGTGCTGAGCGCTGAAGCAGTTCGTAACACCCTGAGTCTCATGCATTCCTGTGGCATGTACGACTTCTCTGGACAGTTTGCTTTCCAT GTGGGCTTGCCTGCTAAATCTGGTGTTTCAGGTGCTGTTCTGCTGGTGGTCCCCAACGTCATGGGTATGATGTGTTGGTCCCCACCATTAGATCGGCTTGGAAACAGTGTTCGTGGCATTCACTTCTGTCAG GAGCTGGTGTCATGCTTCAACTTCCACAATTACGACAACCTGAGACACTTCACAAAGAAACATGACCCCAGAAGAAGATCAGATGATGATCCA AACAAGTCAGTGGTGAACCTAATGTTTGCAGCATACAGTGGTGACGTCTCTGCTCTGAGGAG GTTTGCCCTTTCAgctgtcaacatggagcagagagaCTACGACTCACGCACAGCGCTCCACATCGCTGCAGCCGAAG gtcATGTGGAAGCTGTAATCTTCCTGACTGAAATATGCAAAGTGAATCCACACATGAAAGACAG ATGGGGGAACACACCCCTAGATGATGCCATGCAGTTTGGCCATGATGTTGTTATTTCAGTCCTGCAAGATTACCAGCGTGCAACCACTGAGGGCGACTCACCCGGCGACCCGGAGGAACAGAAGGCCACGCTGGATACGCTGAAGAGCATTGTTTAA